The following DNA comes from bacterium.
CGACGAGCAGTCCTCCCGTCACAACGAGGAAGACGCCGGCCAGGACGGGGGCGGACCACAGCCACAGGAGGTTCGTCCCTGAGAGGAACCCGCCCATGAGCAGCAGCAGCGGGACGAGGTACGCCCCCGACGCGATCGCCTTGGTCCAGGTGTACAGGCTGACCCGCCATCCCCATGGCATCTGATGCGGCACGTCGTAGCTCAAGAGCGCCGCGGCCGAAGACGTGCTCCACCCGTCCGGGTGGCCTGACGTGACCTGCTGTGGAAACCGGCCCTGTTCGCTCCACATGAAGAGTCCGCCCGACGGCCGCCGCGCCGCGATCGGGTCGAGGGTCGCTTGGTGCGCGCCGGTATAGAAAAGCTTGGGATGCGTCCCCTTCTCCGGCCGCCGCACGGTCGTGGCCTCCCGCCCGACGATCTGAGCGACCCGGGAGCCCGGATCGTTGAGGTCGCCGACGAGGATCGCCTCGGTGGGGCAGACCACCACGCAGGCCGGCTCGAGGCCGACGTCGATCCGGTGAGCGCAGAAGTTGCACTTCTCGGCCGAGTGGTCGTCGGGGTTGATGAAGATGGCGTCGTACGGACACGCCGCGATGCAGGCTTTGCACCCGATGCAGATGGTTTTGTCGAAGTCGACGATCCCGTCCCTCCTCCGGTACATCGCCGTCGTGGGACAGGCGGTGGTGCAGGGCGCGTGATCGCACTGGTTGCACCGCGTGACCTGGAACGCGCGGTGAGTGTGGGGGAACATCCCGACATCGACGTACTTGACGTAGGTGCGGGTGACGGACAGCGGCACCTCGTTCTCAGACTTGCACGCGGTCGTGCAGGCGTGGCAGCCGATGCAGCGGGTGTGGTCGATGACTTTGGCCCACTTGATCGGGCGGGCGGGCATCTCGAGCGGGG
Coding sequences within:
- a CDS encoding 4Fe-4S dicluster domain-containing protein, whose product is MTASASPAAAPLEMPARPIKWAKVIDHTRCIGCHACTTACKSENEVPLSVTRTYVKYVDVGMFPHTHRAFQVTRCNQCDHAPCTTACPTTAMYRRRDGIVDFDKTICIGCKACIAACPYDAIFINPDDHSAEKCNFCAHRIDVGLEPACVVVCPTEAILVGDLNDPGSRVAQIVGREATTVRRPEKGTHPKLFYTGAHQATLDPIAARRPSGGLFMWSEQGRFPQQVTSGHPDGWSTSSAAALLSYDVPHQMPWGWRVSLYTWTKAIASGAYLVPLLLLMGGFLSGTNLLWLWSAPVLAGVFLVVTGGLLVADLKHPERFYLIFTRPQWSSWLVKGAFIIAGYAAVLAAHVGATLLGGSRVQTALAVLGGPLAALTAVYTAYLFAQAQARDLWQNPLLPSHFLVQAVLAGSAALLPVAVRFDADLVRPLLWMLGASSLLQLLLAWGEATLTHATAHAHLAVHELVGGRFRRFYRSGLWLTGLGLVACGLGVVAAFPSLDPWVALSAVPPALAGLLAYEHGYVQAGQAVPLA